The Caenorhabditis elegans chromosome I genome includes the window aaatgttgttcaaaaagttcaaagaaaaTCACTATTTGATTTATTCCCTGATTGTTGTAAAGAAAAGCTGAAGCGGataaaagaagaagatgagtGTTACAGTTGAGCAGGTaagtcaacttttttcaaagcttaGCACGTTCAACGCTGACTCTTTCAGGAAGCTTATGAAATGCCAGCTGACAATAAAAAAGTCAtgctgaaaatcgaagaaGTACATCTTCACTCGTGTGGCGTCTTCAGCAATGTCTACAAAGGAATACTCCGAGAGCCATATGAGAAGAAGATCGCCATCAAGAAAAGTTGGCCGGAAAAGGGAGAACGCAATTTCGAGTTCATCTTCTTGACGGGTCGCGAACGGGCTAAACACAAGAACGTGATTCATATGATTTTTGCGTTTAGCCACAGTTATGACACAAAGGTTTGCCACAAAGCACTTTCGTAGAATTCAAGGAACTCCTGAATTTCCAGGTTTGTGAATCCTACGTCTTCGACTTTATGCCAAACACCTTGGCCGAAGTGATTCGCCAGAAGCTCACGGACCTCGACATTCGCCTTTACACGTGGCAAATATTCTCCGGATTGAAATACCTGGAGGAACACAAGGTTGTCCATCGAGACCTGAAGCCGGTGAACATTCTGGTTGATCATGACACCGCATTCCTGAAGATCAGTGACTTCGGGTCAGCAAAGATCATCGTGAAGGGGAAGGCAAACAACTTCTATCAGGTCACACGCTTCTACAGACCGCCCGAATTGTTGATGAAAGCAATGGAATACAATTCCACAGTTGGTTAGTTGACATTTCCTCAGTTTAATGCAAACTGTTTTATGAATTCCAGATGTATGGTCTGCCGGATGTATCATGGCAGAGATGGTGAAGCGTCATGTGGTTTTCCCGGGAAGAGATAGTGCTCATCAGTTGAAACTCTACTGCCGCTGCTTTGGTGCCCCAAATGAGCAAGACATTAGTGCGATGAAgggagaaaaattggagaaagaGTATTGGAAGTTTACGAAAGGATTCGGACTTCAAAGAGTACGAGCATTATTCACAATTAGgaataattgaatatttttgtagcTTGTGAACGATATCTCACCTGATCAGCTACAGTTCATCAAGAGAATCCTGGTGTATGCTCCCGAGAAACGTCTTCGTGGCAAACAATTGCTTCAGGACGACTTCTTCCGTCCGCTCTTCAAAGCTGGAGCAGTTCGTCACAACGGACAGAAGATTTCTGACGTCATAACTGCTGCTGATTACAAGCGAGCTGCTGAGTATGTGTACCTGAGAAAAGTATTATAGTGAACATTTATCTTACTTTCAGAAACGAAGAATCCTCCGCATGCCGTCTCGCGCAATTGGTCAAGACGGACAACAAGGATCTTGGGATTCCGTATTGTGAGAAGAGCAACTCATATGAGAATGTTTATGCGAGAAGATCAACTCTTATCCCGGTTAGCATTCAATATAAACGACCAtctaatctaaaaattattacagAAAGAGCAGAAGATGGCTCGTGACAACAAGTCGAAAGAGGACAGCTCTGACGATCGACGTGTTGCACCTTCTAGTGGAGAGGCTCCTTCGGCTCCTGGCAAGCGTTCCGAGTCCAACAAGACCGCGGCAATCGCCAAGAAATCGACAATGAAGTCGGTGATGAACGCACCACCGCCCCGTCAGAAACCAGAATAGTACTACTTGATATTTAGTGTAGAGTTTTTTAGGAAATAAAGAATAGCGAGAGTTGTGAACTGCAATGGCAAACTGTTCCGTTCGAAGTTTTATAGTATCTAACTAGCAGACGGTagacatttttgaactgaCAGTGAGAGAACTATAACGTTGAATAATCCTTATGAAATATTCACCTCCTGCTGATTTCTTATGTACCTCTTCAAacatctattttgaattaGTCTTACTAGCTCTATGAAGctttaaaattgagaattctCTTGGCTTTTTATGCTATACTTCTTTTGATACCTCTATTGATCCAACTTCTTAGATGAGCAGAGAAACTTGAACGCTTTTATGAAGTTCCAAGAAGATTCTGCAAATAGTTGATTAACAAGCGAACTTCCATAGAAAACTTTAATTCCGCTAAacaagttttaaataattcaaattttaaaaatatatttcaggaTATACTTTGATCGTGACTTGAACAGGTGCAGTTTTCCTTTATTCTTCCAAAGTCAAcgacaattaaaaataatctttACTTCGTTACTCAACCATTTGTGAACTCTATAGCTTCTAGGAAAGAGGAAAAAGTTGTCTTTTTTACGCCACTTCTCGATCAAAAACCAAACCTTTATTCCGAACAAAAGAGAgaactcttttcttttttcaaataaacttcAAAACTCAATAAACTATGAACATTGACTGAGCCTACCGTAGTTGGAAAAAGCTTGTGCTCTCAAAGAATTAGAGCCatagaaaattagatttattgAATAAGGGAAAATTCTTGAGGGGTGGGTGAATTAATATTCTAGgtcaataaatcaaatttagcTATGACTCATGCTTCAGgtaataaaagttttcatttaaagcAGAATTACGGAAAATATAGTCAAAATGCATCGGCTTATCAGATATCAGATATCATTCAACATTCCACAAGAAATTTTACCATATCCCAGTTCTGCAAGCACTGactcattttcttcaaaattacacctgtttaacaattttcagaaaagcaccaaattttttcgcaattaGAAATTCTAGTTCTAGGGAAACATTGCAGtagaagaaaaaacgggagTGATTAATTTTACTGAATTCTTTTTCGGAATTCTTTTCCAGAAATTAGACCAATGAagtcatttttggcaaatggtACGCAAGAAGAGGACGgggaatgaaaaaaagttcattcgTAAaacttttctccaaaatttatttatttttaataaaatttgaattcccttCAGTTTCAGAAACATCACTTGCCGAGTTCATCATTTCTATCATCCCAATTCCATATCCAATTCCTGAATCATATCCTTGTCTAGACAATAAGTACATTTATTTTATAACCTACTACAACTCATACATCCTCACTCTCTTTTACTTTTCAGTTAACTAATTCCCAAGTCATGTTCAATCCAATGatcacaaatttctcaaaactgaAATGTGAATCTCCTCTAATTTCACGAATTTATCACAGCTTAATCTCTCAAAAACAAACCCCTACTCCCTCATAgcagagaaagaaaaaaaagctctgaaatttttttggatactCTGTTTTTGCTGCTCCATTTGAGCCCACGAGTCGCGTAAGAGAGCCGCGCGCGCCGGCTCCTCCCTGCTCTCAAAACTCTTTCACCGTCGGCGTCTCCGTCGTCTATCGATTCAGAAGACGTCGGTGCCCAGAGCCGACGTGAAGCCGACTCATTCTAGGATGCGGGCGTCCACCGCTTGCCTCGTCGCGCTTCTCGCGCCCTTTTATATTTCCGCTTTGCCAGTTGAATATTTCTACGGGGATGAACAACAGCCAATTGAGGAGGGAGCCGAGAACAGTGCAGTATTTGAACAAGATAGGGAGCTGGTtagtttctcatttttattttagctagtttttttattcgaaaggTAAGGGCTGAAActgtttgtctgaaaatttctgacttactgttttttttaaatatttcttttgaaaGAAGCTTTCTTATTCAAATTCTTGTAGCCACTGATATCAACTATCATTTAACGTTTTTGATAACCCACGCACACGACATTCCCTGGCTAGGTATATGTATCAA containing:
- the F21F3.2 gene encoding Protein kinase domain-containing protein (Confirmed by transcript evidence), which codes for MSVTVEQEAYEMPADNKKVMLKIEEVHLHSCGVFSNVYKGILREPYEKKIAIKKSWPEKGERNFEFIFLTGRERAKHKNVIHMIFAFSHSYDTKVCESYVFDFMPNTLAEVIRQKLTDLDIRLYTWQIFSGLKYLEEHKVVHRDLKPVNILVDHDTAFLKISDFGSAKIIVKGKANNFYQVTRFYRPPELLMKAMEYNSTVDVWSAGCIMAEMVKRHVVFPGRDSAHQLKLYCRCFGAPNEQDISAMKGEKLEKEYWKFTKGFGLQRLVNDISPDQLQFIKRILVYAPEKRLRGKQLLQDDFFRPLFKAGAVRHNGQKISDVITAADYKRAAENEESSACRLAQLVKTDNKDLGIPYCEKSNSYENVYARRSTLIPKEQKMARDNKSKEDSSDDRRVAPSSGEAPSAPGKRSESNKTAAIAKKSTMKSVMNAPPPRQKPE